A section of the Chryseobacterium scophthalmum genome encodes:
- a CDS encoding T9SS type A sorting domain-containing protein yields MTQNLLFLKKNFKKAVFSLSALFALSANINAQIIYTNITDCTTVITANNSQMDLCNVDFDSNGVTEYNFRWDNFGGDWFVHLVPQNFTDNKIALKGTATNPFGGRFVKAFSVDEVIGSTATWGTSMPEPFIGESTTDANFLNLGDKYIGIQFKKNGMLHYGWILVNFSLTGTTRQLTVKSFAYNSVADQQILAGQTTNLSISESDLSKSLKIYPNPVKKSFTIEHGIKSGSVDYEIFDSLGRTVKKETIMNKENQINVSELTKGIYYIRLYNKGSLVGQQKFIKS; encoded by the coding sequence ATGACGCAAAATTTACTTTTTTTAAAGAAAAACTTCAAAAAAGCAGTATTTTCTTTAAGTGCCTTGTTTGCTCTTTCTGCGAATATTAATGCACAAATTATTTACACTAATATTACTGATTGTACAACTGTAATCACTGCAAATAACTCTCAAATGGACTTGTGTAATGTCGATTTTGATTCTAATGGCGTTACAGAATACAACTTTAGATGGGACAATTTCGGTGGCGACTGGTTTGTGCATTTGGTGCCTCAAAACTTTACTGATAATAAAATTGCTCTTAAAGGAACTGCAACTAATCCTTTCGGAGGAAGATTTGTAAAAGCATTTTCTGTAGATGAAGTTATCGGAAGTACAGCAACTTGGGGAACATCAATGCCGGAACCTTTCATCGGAGAATCAACAACAGATGCTAATTTTTTAAATTTAGGAGACAAATACATTGGTATACAATTTAAAAAGAATGGAATGCTACATTATGGTTGGATTTTAGTTAACTTTTCACTTACGGGAACTACAAGACAATTAACTGTGAAATCTTTTGCTTATAATTCTGTAGCAGATCAACAGATTTTGGCAGGTCAAACTACCAATCTTAGTATAAGTGAAAGTGATTTGTCTAAAAGTTTAAAGATTTATCCTAATCCGGTAAAAAAATCGTTTACAATCGAGCATGGTATTAAAAGTGGCAGTGTTGATTATGAAATATTTGATTCATTAGGACGGACGGTAAAAAAAGAAACAATAATGAATAAGGAAAATCAAATCAATGTTTCTGAACTCACGAAAGGAATTTATTACATTAGATTGTATAATAAAGGAAGTTTGGTTGGGCAACAGAAATTTATTAAATCTTAA
- a CDS encoding murein L,D-transpeptidase catalytic domain family protein: MKGFYSLLGIVYMVTTSFYVSSKNENVKNENTNTKKIETAVEIKSKKSTNEMSSSEELYNSILFETDHKLNFDIFSKAILGFNNLKKAGKLDENAHLLTVCDFSMSSNTKRLWVIDMNEKKVLFNSLVAHGKNTGEEFATNFSNTESSLQSSMGFYITESTYNGDNGYSLKLLGMDKGYNDAAYKRAVVMHGADYVSEEFAAAHKRIGRSWGCPAIPRALTEPIINTIKGKNCLFIYYPDQNYLSSSEWLKEA; the protein is encoded by the coding sequence ATGAAAGGATTTTATAGCTTATTAGGCATTGTGTACATGGTAACGACTTCTTTTTATGTTTCTTCAAAAAACGAGAATGTAAAGAATGAAAATACCAACACAAAAAAAATAGAAACTGCAGTTGAAATTAAATCTAAAAAAAGCACAAATGAAATGAGTTCTTCTGAAGAACTTTATAATTCAATACTATTCGAAACAGATCATAAACTCAATTTTGATATTTTTTCTAAAGCAATTTTAGGATTTAATAATCTTAAAAAGGCTGGGAAACTGGATGAAAACGCACACTTATTAACAGTTTGTGATTTTTCAATGTCATCAAATACCAAAAGACTTTGGGTGATTGATATGAACGAGAAAAAAGTTCTTTTTAATTCTTTGGTTGCTCACGGGAAAAATACAGGGGAAGAATTTGCAACCAATTTTTCTAACACAGAAAGCTCACTTCAAAGCAGTATGGGTTTCTATATAACAGAATCTACCTATAATGGAGACAATGGATATTCTTTAAAACTTTTAGGAATGGATAAAGGATATAACGATGCAGCTTACAAAAGAGCTGTTGTAATGCACGGAGCAGATTATGTAAGTGAAGAGTTTGCTGCAGCACACAAAAGAATCGGAAGAAGTTGGGGTTGTCCTGCAATTCCGAGAGCATTAACGGAGCCGATAATTAATACAATAAAAGGTAAAAATTGTCTTTTTATTTATTATCCTGATCAGAATTATCTTTCTTCATCAGAATGGTTGAAAGAAGCATAA
- the msrB gene encoding peptide-methionine (R)-S-oxide reductase MsrB, which translates to MQNEAKNNPYYSRTDTAKLNVSNDEWFKILSPDLYAIAREAATERPFTGTYNEFDELGEYYCAVCGNHLFRSNQKFMSSCGWPSFFEADKNGVGYNRDSSHGMERIEVVCKRCDSHLGHVFNDGPAPTGTRYCMNSISLEFVPDSEN; encoded by the coding sequence ATGCAAAACGAAGCAAAAAACAATCCATATTATTCAAGAACAGATACTGCAAAACTGAATGTCTCTAATGACGAATGGTTTAAAATTCTTTCTCCAGATTTGTACGCTATTGCAAGAGAAGCGGCAACAGAAAGACCATTTACCGGAACGTACAATGAGTTTGATGAACTGGGAGAATATTATTGTGCGGTTTGTGGAAATCATCTTTTCCGTTCTAACCAGAAATTTATGAGCAGTTGCGGTTGGCCAAGTTTTTTTGAAGCCGATAAAAATGGAGTAGGATACAATCGCGATTCTTCTCACGGTATGGAAAGAATTGAAGTGGTTTGCAAAAGATGCGATTCTCATTTAGGTCATGTATTTAATGACGGACCCGCTCCAACAGGGACAAGATACTGCATGAATTCTATAAGTTTAGAGTTTGTTCCGGATTCTGAAAATTAA
- a CDS encoding APC family permease, protein MSQKKLGEWYATAICGNDITSSVLYVSALTIGVAGQYAWISLLMVAGTLFLFRKIYSEVVGALPLNGGAYNVLLNSSSKNNAAIAATLTILSYMATAVISASEGMHYLHHIFPSFNVVIATFFLLLLFLFLTIQGISESAIVALIIFILHITCMLVLVIFCSIFIFQHGIDFFIQNWHSPLKSGGIFKALILGFSAAMLGISGFESSANFVEEQKAGVFPKTLKNMWIAVSVLNPLMAILAIGIMPLSEVNEYKNSFLSHMAELTGGKTLATIISVNAVLVLSGAVLTSFVGVNGLIKRMTLDRILPNYFLKENKKGSTYRILILFFLLCVSVLLVTKGEIGPLAGVYALSFLTVMAFFAIGNILLKIRRARLPRPEYASSISVLIALIAVIIAIYGNIKTKPEYLLTFLTYFLPSVLIVSAMLARKDIMFFIVKTFKSINRDYRKHTIKSERSLNSSIKRLTEQQFVFFSKGDDISTLNKVMMYLNENEVTNRIKIVSVLEEYQMPTNQFLSDFDALDRAYPEVDMEYIIEEGQFTPQKVDELSNRWNIPKNFMFISSPGERFSHRVEDLGGVRLIL, encoded by the coding sequence ATGTCTCAAAAAAAACTTGGCGAATGGTACGCTACCGCTATTTGCGGAAATGATATTACTTCATCTGTTTTATATGTATCTGCTCTTACGATTGGCGTTGCCGGACAATACGCCTGGATTTCCCTACTTATGGTGGCAGGAACTCTTTTTCTGTTCAGGAAAATATATAGTGAAGTTGTAGGAGCACTTCCTTTAAATGGAGGAGCTTATAATGTTTTACTCAACTCATCCTCAAAAAATAATGCCGCTATTGCCGCAACACTCACCATACTATCTTATATGGCGACCGCAGTTATATCTGCATCCGAAGGAATGCATTATCTCCATCATATTTTTCCAAGCTTTAATGTAGTAATTGCAACATTCTTTTTATTGCTGCTGTTCTTATTTCTTACCATTCAGGGGATTTCAGAAAGTGCTATCGTGGCATTAATTATTTTTATACTGCACATTACGTGTATGCTGGTTCTTGTCATATTCTGTAGCATTTTTATATTCCAACATGGTATAGATTTTTTCATTCAGAATTGGCACTCACCTTTAAAATCAGGAGGAATTTTTAAAGCTCTGATATTAGGATTCAGTGCTGCAATGCTCGGAATTTCAGGTTTTGAAAGCTCTGCCAACTTTGTAGAAGAGCAAAAAGCCGGCGTTTTCCCAAAAACTTTAAAAAATATGTGGATTGCAGTTTCTGTACTCAATCCTTTGATGGCAATTTTGGCAATAGGAATCATGCCACTTTCTGAGGTCAATGAATATAAAAACTCTTTTCTTTCACACATGGCTGAACTTACCGGCGGAAAAACATTAGCCACAATTATTTCGGTAAATGCCGTTTTGGTTTTAAGCGGAGCTGTTCTCACCTCTTTTGTCGGCGTAAACGGATTAATCAAAAGAATGACGTTAGACAGAATTCTTCCCAATTATTTCTTAAAAGAAAACAAAAAAGGAAGCACTTACAGAATTTTGATATTATTCTTTTTACTTTGCGTATCGGTTCTTCTCGTTACAAAAGGAGAAATTGGTCCTTTGGCAGGCGTTTATGCTTTATCTTTTCTTACCGTGATGGCTTTTTTTGCAATTGGAAATATTTTGCTGAAAATTCGTCGAGCAAGACTTCCGAGACCAGAATATGCATCCTCAATTTCGGTATTAATCGCCTTAATTGCTGTTATAATAGCCATCTATGGAAATATAAAAACCAAACCGGAATATTTACTTACTTTTCTTACTTATTTTCTTCCTTCTGTATTGATCGTTTCTGCAATGCTTGCACGGAAAGACATTATGTTTTTTATCGTAAAGACTTTTAAATCTATCAATCGAGACTACAGAAAGCATACGATTAAAAGTGAAAGATCCCTAAACAGCTCCATCAAAAGACTTACCGAGCAGCAGTTTGTATTTTTCTCTAAAGGAGATGATATTTCCACATTAAATAAAGTAATGATGTATCTTAATGAGAATGAAGTTACCAACAGAATAAAAATAGTATCTGTATTGGAAGAATATCAAATGCCTACGAATCAGTTTCTTTCAGACTTTGATGCGCTAGACAGAGCTTATCCTGAAGTAGATATGGAATATATTATCGAAGAAGGACAGTTCACCCCACAGAAAGTAGATGAACTCAGCAACCGTTGGAATATCCCCAAAAACTTTATGTTTATTTCTTCACCAGGAGAGCGATTCAGCCACAGAGTGGAAGATTTAGGCGGCGTAAGACTTATTCTATAA
- a CDS encoding DUF445 domain-containing protein, producing the protein MTDEAKRKQLRKYKAFATGLFVLMAIIFIVTTILQKTHDSHWIGYVRAFSEAAMVGALADWFAVTALFRHPLGLPIPHTNLIENSKEKLGDNLGSFVVSNFLSPKTIRPYIQKIKISNFVGEWLTKERNQEALIKNLSDIILDILNKLDDSEVSHFISKKVSEMTNDIQLNKILGNGIIYLLDKNDHQKIVTNLSKQIKEYLIENDGMIQERVKKGSYSFIPSFVDNKIAEKIASGLSDFFREVEEDPHHEIRGLITKKIYEFSNDLKEDPKWNDEFKTIKNDFLKNDKLEEYSNDIWLSIKKTLNNELQEEESSLKKYITKNLNEFSQNLKTDENLQNKIDHWVRVTAYKYILKNTHQAGNLISSTVGNWQGKELSEKLELEVGKDLQFIRVNGTLVGGLVGLIIYTISHFFI; encoded by the coding sequence ATGACTGATGAAGCCAAAAGAAAACAGCTCAGAAAATATAAAGCTTTTGCCACAGGACTTTTTGTTTTGATGGCGATTATTTTCATTGTTACTACAATTTTACAAAAGACTCACGATTCTCACTGGATTGGTTATGTTCGTGCATTTTCTGAAGCAGCCATGGTCGGCGCTTTGGCAGATTGGTTTGCTGTTACGGCACTTTTCCGTCATCCTTTGGGTCTTCCGATTCCGCACACCAACCTGATTGAAAACAGTAAAGAAAAGTTGGGTGATAATCTGGGAAGTTTTGTGGTTTCTAATTTCCTTTCTCCAAAAACAATTCGTCCTTATATTCAGAAAATTAAAATATCAAATTTTGTCGGCGAATGGCTCACAAAAGAAAGAAATCAGGAAGCTTTAATTAAAAATCTTTCTGATATTATTCTTGATATTCTCAATAAACTGGATGATTCTGAAGTAAGTCATTTTATCAGCAAAAAAGTGAGCGAAATGACCAACGATATTCAGCTTAATAAAATTTTAGGGAATGGAATTATCTATCTTTTAGATAAAAATGACCACCAGAAAATCGTCACCAATCTTTCAAAACAGATTAAAGAATACCTTATTGAAAACGACGGAATGATTCAGGAAAGGGTAAAAAAAGGCAGCTATTCTTTTATTCCGTCATTTGTTGATAATAAAATTGCTGAAAAAATTGCGAGCGGACTTTCAGATTTCTTCAGAGAAGTGGAAGAAGATCCTCATCATGAAATCAGAGGTTTAATTACAAAAAAGATCTACGAATTTTCTAATGATTTAAAAGAAGACCCAAAATGGAATGATGAGTTTAAAACTATCAAAAATGACTTCCTTAAAAATGATAAACTGGAAGAATATTCTAATGACATTTGGCTTTCCATCAAAAAAACTTTGAATAATGAGTTGCAGGAAGAAGAATCTTCATTAAAGAAATACATCACAAAAAACCTGAATGAATTTTCTCAAAATTTGAAAACTGATGAAAATCTTCAGAATAAAATCGATCATTGGGTAAGAGTTACCGCTTATAAATATATTTTGAAAAACACCCATCAAGCCGGAAACCTCATCAGCTCAACCGTCGGAAACTGGCAAGGAAAAGAACTCAGCGAAAAACTGGAACTGGAAGTTGGAAAAGATCTGCAATTTATCCGTGTGAACGGAACTTTAGTTGGTGGATTAGTCGGATTGATTATTTATACGATTTCGCATTTTTTTATTTAG
- a CDS encoding quinone-dependent dihydroorotate dehydrogenase: protein MYKSLIRPILFKFDPEEVHHFTFSMLKNFGFLTKLFLPKPIVDKRLEREVFGLKFKNPVGLAAGFDKNAVLFNELGDLGFGFVEIGTVTPKAQAGNPKKRLFRLIEDGGIINRMGFNNDGLEAAIQKLKGNKGKIIIGGNIGKNTNTTPENYTQDYLDCFEGLHPYVDYFVLNVSCPNVGSHAKLEDVEYLRELITAVKGINQTKVNPKPILLKIAPDLNNQQLDEIIELIAETKIDGIVVSNTSVNREGLKTSPEVLAEIGNGGLSGKPIRERSTKMIKYLSDKSNRAFPIIGVGGIHSAKDAIEKLDAGASLVQLYTGFIYEGSQLINDINQELLTRASRIAR from the coding sequence ATGTACAAATCGCTCATTCGTCCGATTCTTTTCAAATTTGATCCCGAAGAAGTGCATCACTTTACTTTTTCGATGCTTAAAAATTTTGGATTCTTAACCAAATTATTCTTACCAAAACCTATTGTAGACAAACGTCTGGAAAGAGAAGTTTTCGGATTGAAATTCAAAAATCCAGTTGGTTTAGCTGCCGGTTTTGATAAAAATGCTGTTTTGTTCAACGAATTGGGAGATTTAGGTTTCGGATTTGTAGAAATTGGAACAGTAACTCCCAAAGCACAAGCGGGAAATCCTAAGAAAAGATTGTTTCGTTTGATTGAAGATGGCGGAATTATCAACAGAATGGGTTTCAACAATGATGGTCTGGAAGCTGCCATCCAAAAACTGAAAGGCAACAAAGGAAAAATCATCATCGGCGGAAACATCGGAAAAAATACCAACACAACACCTGAAAATTACACTCAGGATTACTTAGATTGTTTCGAAGGACTTCATCCTTATGTAGATTATTTTGTACTGAATGTGAGTTGCCCGAATGTTGGAAGTCATGCAAAGCTTGAAGATGTAGAGTATCTGAGAGAATTGATTACTGCTGTTAAGGGAATCAATCAAACTAAAGTAAATCCAAAACCGATTCTTTTAAAAATCGCTCCGGATTTAAATAATCAACAATTAGATGAAATTATCGAACTGATTGCAGAAACAAAAATTGATGGAATTGTAGTTTCAAACACATCAGTCAACAGAGAAGGTCTGAAAACTTCGCCTGAAGTTTTAGCAGAAATCGGAAACGGTGGTTTAAGCGGGAAGCCAATTCGTGAAAGAAGCACAAAAATGATCAAATATCTTTCTGATAAAAGCAACAGAGCGTTTCCAATTATTGGAGTTGGAGGAATTCATTCTGCAAAAGATGCTATTGAAAAACTTGATGCAGGTGCAAGTTTGGTGCAATTATACACTGGATTTATCTATGAAGGCTCACAATTGATCAACGATATTAATCAGGAACTTTTGACGAGAGCAAGTAGAATTGCGAGGTAA
- a CDS encoding pseudouridine synthase yields MLEILYRDEHLIAINKPSGLLVHKSFYSGEADTYAIQELRNQIGQKVYPVHRLDRKTSGVLLFTLDKDTLRMMSTQFEEKVVEKKYIAILRGWAKEEETIDYDLVNENEVKQNAVTYYHRLQTSEIDLPFLKHQTSRYCLVEAIPETGRFHQLRKHFKHILHPILGCRKHGCNKQNKLWLQTFGINKMTLHAHQLIFNHPISSEKITVNATIDDEFKRVGDILNFDLSSYL; encoded by the coding sequence ATGTTAGAAATTCTTTATCGAGACGAACATCTTATTGCCATCAATAAACCAAGCGGATTATTGGTTCACAAATCTTTTTATTCCGGCGAAGCAGATACGTATGCAATTCAGGAATTGAGAAATCAAATCGGGCAAAAAGTTTATCCTGTGCATCGTTTAGACCGAAAAACTTCGGGCGTTTTGTTGTTTACTTTAGATAAAGATACGCTGAGAATGATGAGCACTCAATTTGAGGAAAAAGTGGTTGAAAAGAAATACATCGCAATTCTGCGAGGCTGGGCGAAAGAAGAAGAAACCATTGATTATGATTTGGTTAATGAAAACGAAGTCAAGCAAAATGCAGTTACCTATTATCATCGTTTGCAGACTTCGGAAATAGATTTACCTTTTTTAAAACATCAAACATCAAGATATTGTTTGGTAGAGGCGATTCCTGAAACAGGACGATTTCATCAGTTGAGAAAGCATTTTAAGCATATTTTACATCCTATTTTGGGTTGCCGTAAACACGGTTGCAACAAGCAGAATAAATTGTGGCTTCAAACATTTGGCATCAATAAAATGACGCTTCACGCTCATCAATTGATTTTTAATCATCCCATTTCTAGCGAAAAAATCACGGTAAATGCTACGATAGATGATGAGTTTAAAAGAGTAGGAGATATTTTAAATTTTGATTTGAGTTCATATTTGTAA
- a CDS encoding glycine--tRNA ligase has product MAKQEDVFKKVISHAKEYGFIFPSSEIYDGLSAVYDYGQNGAELKNNIKQYWWKAMVQLNENIVGIDSAILMHPTTWKASGHVDAFNDPLIDNKDSKKRFRADVLVEDYCLKIEDKENKEIEKAAKRFGESFDKAQFEATNPKILEYRAKREQILSRLAKSLENEDLADVKALIEELEIADPDTGSKNWTEVRQFNLMFGTKLGASADSAMDLYLRPETAQGIFVNFLNVQKTSRHRLPFGIAQIGKAFRNEIVARQFIFRMREFEQMEMQFFVAPGTELEFYEQWKQKRLNWHLALGLGNDNYRFHDHEKLAHYANAAADIEFNFPFGFKELEGIHSRTDFDLKAHEEHSGRKLQFFDPERNENYVPYVVETSVGLDRLFLSIFSHCLRDEVLEDGSERTVLSLPPALAPIKAAILPLMKKDGLAEYAEKIFDDLKYDFNLFYEEKDAIGKRYRRQDAIGTPYCITIDHDSLTDHTVTIRDRDTMQQERVPVSELRRIIDEKTNFRNLLSKI; this is encoded by the coding sequence ATGGCAAAGCAAGAAGATGTTTTCAAGAAAGTGATTTCTCACGCTAAAGAATATGGTTTTATTTTCCCTTCGAGTGAGATCTATGACGGTTTATCCGCTGTTTATGATTATGGACAGAATGGTGCAGAACTGAAAAATAATATCAAACAATACTGGTGGAAAGCGATGGTACAGCTTAACGAAAATATTGTAGGTATTGATTCGGCAATTCTGATGCACCCGACTACTTGGAAAGCTTCGGGCCACGTTGATGCATTCAACGATCCTTTGATTGACAATAAAGATTCTAAAAAACGTTTCAGAGCAGATGTTTTGGTGGAAGATTACTGTTTAAAAATTGAAGATAAAGAGAATAAAGAAATTGAAAAAGCGGCGAAAAGATTCGGTGAGTCTTTCGATAAAGCACAGTTTGAAGCAACCAATCCTAAAATTTTAGAATACAGAGCAAAAAGAGAACAAATCCTTTCAAGATTGGCTAAATCTTTGGAAAATGAAGATCTTGCTGATGTAAAAGCTTTAATTGAAGAATTGGAAATCGCTGATCCGGATACGGGTTCTAAAAACTGGACGGAAGTAAGACAGTTCAACTTGATGTTCGGAACTAAATTAGGGGCTTCTGCAGATTCTGCGATGGATCTTTATTTAAGACCGGAAACTGCTCAAGGTATTTTTGTTAATTTCCTGAATGTACAGAAAACTTCACGTCACAGACTTCCGTTTGGTATCGCTCAAATCGGAAAAGCATTTAGAAATGAAATCGTTGCAAGACAGTTTATTTTCAGAATGCGTGAATTTGAACAAATGGAAATGCAGTTTTTTGTTGCTCCGGGAACAGAACTTGAATTCTACGAACAATGGAAGCAAAAACGTCTTAATTGGCATTTGGCTTTAGGATTAGGAAACGATAATTACAGATTCCACGATCATGAGAAACTGGCGCATTATGCAAATGCTGCGGCTGATATTGAATTTAATTTCCCATTCGGATTTAAAGAACTCGAAGGTATTCACTCAAGAACAGATTTCGACTTAAAAGCTCACGAAGAGCATTCGGGAAGAAAACTACAGTTCTTCGATCCTGAAAGAAACGAAAACTATGTTCCTTATGTTGTTGAAACTTCTGTAGGTTTAGACAGATTATTCCTTTCAATTTTCTCTCATTGTTTAAGAGACGAAGTTTTGGAAGACGGTTCAGAAAGAACAGTTTTATCTTTACCTCCGGCTTTAGCGCCAATTAAAGCAGCGATCCTTCCATTGATGAAGAAAGATGGCTTAGCTGAATATGCAGAAAAAATCTTTGATGATTTAAAGTACGATTTCAATTTATTCTACGAAGAAAAAGATGCAATCGGAAAGCGTTACAGAAGACAGGATGCGATTGGAACACCTTACTGTATCACCATCGATCATGATTCTCTAACAGATCACACTGTAACGATAAGAGACAGAGACACGATGCAACAGGAAAGAGTTCCGGTTTCTGAACTGAGACGAATTATCGACGAGAAAACGAACTTCAGAAATTTACTTTCTAAGATATAA
- a CDS encoding serine hydrolase domain-containing protein, with translation MIILFYITLFLVTVVVLFYIFGYAYLFSGISKTYLRGKSSANIDDGKLFTSNIIHTAKPVLWDEHPDYNKKDLPKNIVDDLIQSNTASFLVIKDGKLLHEQYWNSYNELSKTNSFSMAKAVTVMLFGKALEEGTIKNIDNNFSEFYDEFKLKPFGKDLTLKHLAQMESGLNWDENYKNPFLPNARAYYGKSLIKATFSRPFKEKPGERFEYQSGSTQLLGFAVKKAVNQTLASYLSEKFWIPLGMEQNADWSVDESGMEKTYCCIHSNARDFAKLGQLFLDDGKVGNEQVLNLDFIEQMRTPTKKSDEIYGMGLWINHDNPIKHYYFLGLQGQYIIMIPEHKMVIVRTGSYNNLPKTDRGRPDQVKFLVNETVKLFD, from the coding sequence ATGATTATTCTTTTTTATATTACTCTTTTTCTGGTAACCGTGGTAGTTTTATTCTATATTTTCGGATATGCTTATCTCTTCAGCGGAATTTCGAAAACCTATCTTCGTGGAAAATCGAGCGCAAATATTGATGACGGAAAACTTTTTACAAGTAACATCATTCACACAGCCAAACCCGTTCTTTGGGATGAACATCCTGATTACAATAAAAAAGATTTACCTAAAAACATCGTCGATGATTTAATTCAGTCAAACACGGCTTCATTTCTAGTCATAAAAGATGGAAAATTATTGCATGAACAATACTGGAACAGCTATAATGAGCTTTCGAAAACCAATTCTTTTTCTATGGCAAAAGCAGTTACCGTTATGCTTTTCGGGAAAGCGTTAGAAGAAGGCACAATTAAAAATATTGACAATAACTTTTCTGAGTTTTATGATGAATTTAAATTGAAGCCTTTTGGTAAAGATTTAACTTTAAAGCATCTTGCTCAAATGGAATCTGGTTTAAACTGGGATGAAAATTATAAAAATCCTTTTCTTCCAAACGCTCGAGCGTATTACGGAAAAAGCTTGATAAAGGCTACATTCTCGAGACCATTTAAAGAAAAACCTGGTGAAAGATTTGAGTATCAAAGCGGTTCTACTCAACTTTTAGGATTTGCAGTGAAAAAAGCAGTCAATCAAACTTTAGCAAGTTATTTATCTGAGAAATTCTGGATTCCGCTGGGAATGGAACAAAATGCAGATTGGAGCGTGGACGAAAGCGGAATGGAAAAAACATATTGCTGTATTCACTCCAACGCAAGAGATTTTGCGAAATTGGGGCAGCTATTTTTAGATGACGGAAAAGTAGGAAATGAACAGGTTTTAAATTTAGATTTTATTGAACAAATGAGAACTCCTACCAAAAAATCTGATGAAATCTATGGAATGGGACTCTGGATTAACCATGACAATCCTATCAAACATTATTATTTTCTCGGTCTTCAAGGTCAATATATTATTATGATCCCTGAACATAAAATGGTGATTGTAAGAACCGGAAGCTACAATAATTTGCCAAAAACAGACAGAGGAAGACCGGATCAGGTGAAATTTTTGGTGAATGAAACCGTGAAACTGTTTGATTAA
- a CDS encoding YdeI/OmpD-associated family protein, protein MIKYNPLVDEYIEKSPDFSKPILNHIREVVHECYPDMEEAIKWKFPTFMYKGKILCSMVSFKQYCSMGFWLHGEMQTIKNLETDVEKSNMFSLGKITKLEDLPSKPQLKKIILEAMELTDMGVKLKKAAPTKTETAVPHEFQNVLNQNKTALDIFQKASPSFRKEYINWITEAKTETTRNKRMEQAIEWISEGKGRNWKYEKKK, encoded by the coding sequence ATGATAAAATACAATCCTTTGGTGGATGAATATATTGAGAAATCTCCGGATTTTTCAAAGCCTATTTTAAACCATATCCGGGAAGTTGTACATGAATGTTATCCCGACATGGAAGAAGCGATCAAATGGAAGTTTCCGACTTTCATGTATAAAGGAAAAATTCTTTGTTCAATGGTTTCATTTAAGCAATATTGCAGCATGGGATTTTGGTTGCACGGTGAAATGCAGACGATAAAAAATCTCGAAACGGACGTTGAGAAAAGCAATATGTTCAGTTTAGGAAAGATCACCAAACTCGAAGATCTTCCTTCAAAACCTCAGCTTAAGAAAATTATTCTTGAGGCAATGGAACTTACCGATATGGGAGTTAAATTGAAAAAAGCAGCGCCCACAAAAACAGAAACTGCAGTTCCTCATGAGTTTCAGAATGTTTTAAATCAAAATAAAACAGCTTTGGATATTTTTCAAAAAGCATCGCCTTCTTTCAGAAAAGAATACATCAACTGGATTACCGAAGCCAAAACAGAAACCACCCGAAATAAAAGGATGGAACAAGCCATAGAATGGATCTCAGAAGGAAAAGGCAGAAACTGGAAATATGAGAAGAAGAAATAG